The Thermotoga caldifontis AZM44c09 genomic interval AGCTGTGGAGTCACTCAACAAGTGTTCATCGGTGAATTTGTGAGGGTAGTTTGATGAAGGTGTTGCAAATAAACACAGCATGTGGTAGAGGAAGTACAGGACGAATAGTTCTGAACATTCATAAAACGCTCCTGCAGATGGGTCACGAAAGTTATGTGGCGTACGGTAGACCTCTTGCTATCTGCTGCCCGGAAGCCATAAGGATATATAAAGGCGACTGAAGGAGGAAGTTCCGCCTTGCGAGTTTGTGTAGTATCATTGAAATTCTCACCCGGGCATTTTTCACATATGATTGCGTACGCTGAGCTGTTCCGCGAATTGGGCCATGACGCGTTCTTATTTCTGTCAAAAGATTATTCCAAGATGATCGAAGGGCAAGAAATACCGGTTTTATTCTTCGAAGAAGATGCCCGATATCCGGAAGCTGATCTTGTGTTTTTCCAAAATGTATCAACAATCAATCACAAGGTTGCAGCTTACTACAGGAAGATTGGTAACAAAATTCTATATCTTTATCACGAGCCATTCGACAGTATCTCCGAGTATCTGAAACAAGGAGTAAAGCAGGCAATAAAAGCTGTAGTAGCGCATCATTTCTCCGTCAAGCTGTTGAAACTGTCAGATTTGGTAATTGTACCCTCTAATTTCGCTTTGAAGCTTTACCAGAGAGGCGACGTAAAGTACTGCAAAAATGTAGTAGTCATACCACTCCTGTTCACGGATGAACTGCAGGAAGACCTGGATATTCAGAAAAAAGAATACTTCTCGTACATCGGCCATGCTGTGATTGGCCATGCGTTTGATGTTTACCTGGATTTCATCAAGTACGCCTACAAAAACCAGAGCAGGCTTAAATTCATGATCGCAACCAGAACAGATCTGAGCAAAGTTATCTCGAAGGACGAAATCCTTCAGGAGATGATCTCAAAAGATGCTTTGAAGGTAATGCACGGAAGGCCCTTGAAGAATTCCGAGATAAACGATGCGTATGCAAAGAGTTTTTGTGTGTGGAACATTTACAGAAGAAGTACTCAGAGTGGAGTTCTGCCAAAAGCCTTCATGTTTGGAACACCAGTTTTGGCGTCCAGTGTTGGTAGTTTTCCAGAGTATGTTGTGAACGGTAAGAATGGATATATTTTTGACATAGACAGTGCGAGGAACTACGAGAACCTCCTGCGAGTTGTTTGCGAAGTCCAGGCTAGATTAGAAACCATGAGTCTGGAAGCAAGAAGAACCTTTGAGAATATCTTCCACTATAAATCGCAGGTAGAGAATGCAAAAAATATAATAGGCTCCCTTTTCGTGCGTACTTTCGAAGATGGCAAGACTTTAGATTAAACGAATTCCCACCTAGAGGTGAAAGCAAGAATAACGGGGAAGGGACTAGAAAGCAAGGTTTGGATACAGGGAACTTACAAGATTTCTTTGAAGGAGGTGGAACACTTGGGGCAAAAAATCTTAAGCGTTGTAATTCAATTCGATGAGGGCCGACAGTCAGGGAGTTATATATTACGTGTTTTATGGTAAGATGCGGAGCAGAGGAGTTGGAGTTAGCTGGTATCGAATACAACAATAGAGCGGAGCTAGGAAAGAAAAATTCAGCGGAAGGCATTGCTACAAAATCTTTAAGATCATGAGAAAAGAGATAAATTGACAGAAGATCCTGGCCAGCACATTCGAGATGTGTTTGGCGTGCCGAAAGAGAAACTGCCACAGCGAAATTCCTGTTGCGTGTTTATGTAACGCTCAAGGAGGACGATGATGACTTACAGAATTGACGTTTTGAAGGTAGTTTTCATAGGGTGGTTGCTAGGTATCTCTTCGCTGATTTGGACATCATCCGATTTGCTTAAACAGCAAACGTTTCTGCTCTTCGTACTACTTGTTCCTTCCGCGCTGTTTTGTCTTGACGACTCGCTTGCCTTGCCTACGTTCCTATATTTTTACCTCTTGAGGAGATTCTTCATAATATTCGACAACTATATTTCGACATACCTTATATATTTCCTGGGCAGCGCTGCAATCGTCAAAGTTAGTTTTAGAAAGGTTCCATTAACCGCGAGTTTTCTCAGATCACTGCTATTACTTTTTACTGCTCTTGCTGGGTACGATCTTTTGATCAAGTTTGCACTTTATGGCACGAACAATGGTATTGAATCATTTCAGACAGTTGCTTCAAGCCATCTTTTATCGTGGCTCTCAACCTTTGCGACTATTATTTTGGCATACTATTACTGTTACTTTTTCGAAACGCGACTAGCAGGTAATAACGATAAAAGCCTCTTTGTTACTTTGTTTTTAGCCAACATCTCGTACGCTTTATTCCTGGTGAACAACGCTTCCATTTTACAAAGAGTTGTAGTTGTTAGTGAAGTCATCGGTCTCGAAACGACAAGTTTTACAAGGGTAGATCCGAATTTCTATGTATCTGAAACGCTGATTATAGCTTTACTGTTTTTAAGGAGGAAAGGTCTCCTAGTTGCATTGCTCATGCTGCTCTTCGTTCTCAATGCACTTTATCTCAACTCAATGACTGGTTTCGTTCTGATCATATTTGTTACAGTTTTCCTATTCCTCCGAAAAAAGACTCCAGCTAGGTATGCTGTGACATTAATTGCAGTCGCATTGATACTTTTTATTGCTTCAATACCTGCGTACTTGAAGTATCTGGAAATTACAAACACCATAGGTGTCTCCCAATATGGTGCTTTGAATCTCATCCTCACTGGCAGAATCGAAAAGTGGTTTGGCTATATCCGACTAATATTAGACAATCCATTCGGTTTAGGACGGGATAGCGCTTGGAAGTTCACCACAAAATACATAGGTTATGCAACGTATGCACACAATTTCTACATTCAGACAATGGCGGATCATGGGATTTTACTCGGTGGGGTATTGATAATTTACCTTCTTGCGCAACTGAGAGACCTTTATCGAATCAGAAAAAGCGAACCGCAAATGTACATTGCGTATCTTCTTTTTCTTTTGGCAGGTACCGTTCTTTCTAACAATTATACTGTTCCTATGTTCTTTTTGCTAGCTATGCGGTACACTAAAGAGTTGAAAGTAGAAAGTAGGAGGAACATTTATGAAGATCGCTATTCTCTCAGCACATAAGAGTTATGATTACAGAATCCACAGGCATATTAGAATGCTCCTGTCATTAGGACATGAGGTGGATTACTACAACATCAGCAATGAATCGGCGCCGGACCCAGGTATAAGTGACTCTCGTTTTAACTATATACACCTTTATTTGAGGAAGAAATTTTCACCACAAACTCTCAAAGTAGCGTATAAGCTGATCAAAATGCTCATGAAAACGCATTATGATTATTACTTCGTTCAGGACGAGGAACTACTTGCCTTGTTCCCTTTGGTTCGAACCATCGAAAAGGGAAAAATCATTCTTGATGTTCATGAAATGCTG includes:
- a CDS encoding glycosyltransferase translates to MIEGQEIPVLFFEEDARYPEADLVFFQNVSTINHKVAAYYRKIGNKILYLYHEPFDSISEYLKQGVKQAIKAVVAHHFSVKLLKLSDLVIVPSNFALKLYQRGDVKYCKNVVVIPLLFTDELQEDLDIQKKEYFSYIGHAVIGHAFDVYLDFIKYAYKNQSRLKFMIATRTDLSKVISKDEILQEMISKDALKVMHGRPLKNSEINDAYAKSFCVWNIYRRSTQSGVLPKAFMFGTPVLASSVGSFPEYVVNGKNGYIFDIDSARNYENLLRVVCEVQARLETMSLEARRTFENIFHYKSQVENAKNIIGSLFVRTFEDGKTLD
- a CDS encoding O-antigen ligase family protein translates to MTYRIDVLKVVFIGWLLGISSLIWTSSDLLKQQTFLLFVLLVPSALFCLDDSLALPTFLYFYLLRRFFIIFDNYISTYLIYFLGSAAIVKVSFRKVPLTASFLRSLLLLFTALAGYDLLIKFALYGTNNGIESFQTVASSHLLSWLSTFATIILAYYYCYFFETRLAGNNDKSLFVTLFLANISYALFLVNNASILQRVVVVSEVIGLETTSFTRVDPNFYVSETLIIALLFLRRKGLLVALLMLLFVLNALYLNSMTGFVLIIFVTVFLFLRKKTPARYAVTLIAVALILFIASIPAYLKYLEITNTIGVSQYGALNLILTGRIEKWFGYIRLILDNPFGLGRDSAWKFTTKYIGYATYAHNFYIQTMADHGILLGGVLIIYLLAQLRDLYRIRKSEPQMYIAYLLFLLAGTVLSNNYTVPMFFLLAMRYTKELKVESRRNIYEDRYSLST